The following proteins are co-located in the Anomalospiza imberbis isolate Cuckoo-Finch-1a 21T00152 chromosome 1, ASM3175350v1, whole genome shotgun sequence genome:
- the TMEM158 gene encoding transmembrane protein 158 yields the protein MLPLLFPALLAACLPPCQGWSPSAAASGQEEPEQELFLPPANSSSRSLASLEMDLDGAVSKEEGSTDSPGTPAAPSQEPFSSAPTTSGQEQPGQEQPGQEQPGQEQPGQEQQQRPQPQGQPQPAEDPHCNISVQRQMLSSLLVRWSRPLGIQCDLLLFSTNSHGRAFFSAAFHRVGPPLLIEHLGLAAGGAQQDLRLCVGCSWVRSRRVGRLRGAAPQPQPQPPAAAAAAAASSSSLSYPSAAEPGQYWLQGEPLNFCCLDFSLEELKGEPGWRMNRKPIESTLVACFMTLVIIVWSVAALIWPVPIIAGFLPNGMEQRRGTAAGTATAAAAK from the coding sequence ATGCTGCCACTGCTCTTCCCGGCACTGCTGGCCGCCTGCCTGCcgccctgccagggctggagcccctcggCGGCTGCCAGCGGGCAGGAGGAGCCGGAGCAGGAGCTCTTCTTGCCCCCTGCCAactcctcctcccgctccttGGCGAGCCTCGAGATGGACCTCGACGGGGCAGTGAGcaaggaggaaggcagcaccGACAGCCCGGGCACGCCGGCTGCCCCTAGCCAAGAGCCTTTCTCTTCCGCTCCCACCACCTCCGGGCAGGAGCAGCCGGGGCAGGAGCAGCCGGGGCAGGAGCAGCCGGGGCAGGAGCAGccggggcaggagcagcagcagcgtccccAGCCGCAGGGGCAGCCGCAGCCCGCCGAGGACCCGCACTGCAATATCAGCGTGCAGCGGCAGATGCTGAGCTCGCTGCTGGTGCGCTGGAGCCGCCCGCTGGGCATCCAGTGCGACCTCCTGCTCTTCTCCACCAACAGCCACGGACGAGCCTTCTTCTCCGCCGCCTTCCACCGCGTGGGGCCGCCGCTGCTCATCGAGCACCTGGGGCTGGCGGCCGGCGGCGCCCAGCAGGACTTGCGCCTCTGcgtgggctgcagctgggtGCGGAGCAGGCGGGTCGGGCGGCTGCGGGGCGCCgcgccccagccccagccccagccccccgctgccgccgcggccgccgccgcctcctcctcctcgcttTCCTACCCGTCTGCGGCCGAGCCCGGCCAGTACTGGCTGCAAGGGGAGCCGCTGAATTTCTGCTGCCTGGatttcagcctggaggagctgaaGGGCGAGCCGGGCTGGCGGATGAACCGCAAGCCCATCGAGTCCACCTTGGTGGCGTGTTTCATGACTCTGGTCATCATCGTGTGGAGCGTGGCCGCCCTCATCTGGCCCGTGCCCATCATCGCCGGATTCCTGCCCAACGGCATGGAGCAGCGCCGCGGCACCGCCGCCGGCaccgccaccgccgccgccgccaagTAG